From the Ignavibacteria bacterium genome, the window ATCATTTTTATCCCAGTAAATAATAATTTCATATTTGTACATTATAGTTCCTTCACCAAATTATATTTTAGTAATAATTTCCTAACTTGTCGTACTTGATATCGTTTTGCTTTATCTCCATCGTGCTGTAAGTTTATCATTTCGATGATTCCCTCTTTACGAAAAATATGGTGACTTCATCTAACTCTTTCCTCAAATCCTAAATTCTTCAATAGTCGGGATAATTCATCGAAAGGAATGTTTGAATCTGAACCACCTTGTAATATTTTAAGTATGAGTTTTTCATCTCTATTCATTTAAAATATTTTTAGATATGATTAAAAGTTCTTTATAGTCTTAAACTTTACTACAATGGTAGTTTAAAATGCAACATACGAACAAACAAAAAGTTTCAGTTCAATTAACTGAATCAAGTTCGCGGGCTTTACGATAGTAATCTTCAGCAAACTTAATATTGCCTAATTGTTCATGGCAGTAAGCAAGTCGCCGAAAAGTATCCGATTTGACTTCATCTTTGAGCGATTTCAAATAATACCAGATCGCGGTTGAATGATTGCCCATACTTTCATACGAAAGACCAATGTTGAAATTTGTCGGGGGTTTTTCGTAAACAAAAAAGTTTGGTACGGAATAATTTTTCACTTCTGTTGATTCAAGTATCGGCTTCAAGCTGTTTATCTGTGTCGCGAAATTTATGCTTTCATTCATATAGCTTCTTGATGATATCAAGCCGACTACTTCAACATATTCATTTAATAATGGACTCCCTATCATACCAGGCGAACTCATTCCGGTAAATTGGAAAAATACTTTCCCGGCACCAAAATCTCTTTTTCCGCTTATCATTCCTTCGGAGAATGATCTTTCAAATCCTTTTGGATTTCCTATTGTAAAAATTCTATCGCCAATTTTTACATTATCAGAATTTCCGACTGGAAGGAAAGGCAAATTATTACCATCTACTTTATAGACAATTAGATCACGTCGGCGGTCGATTTTATACAGCGCACTCGGAGCGAATTCTGTATCGTTCACTTTTATTTTAACGTAAGTCCCTCCATTTACGAGCGAATGTGATGTTACAATTTGTCCATCCGCAGTATACGTATAACCGGCACCAATGCGTAGTAAATTGCGGTTTTCATCATATACATTTACGATGGCGACTGCATTTTTCGCTTTTTCAAAAATGTCGTAGCCTGATGGAAATTGTTGTGCATATAAATTTGATGTGATCGAGATCACAAACAAAATAACGAGTATTTTAATTGGCGACTTCATATCGTATGAAACCCATATTGTTAAAATTTCAATAAAATAACGGCAGGAAATTAACTATAAATAAAAGGATTTTCAAGAAATTATATTTTCTTTTGTACTTCTCAGTTTAAGCGGCAAATCCAATTCGGGGGAGGATTTTTTACAAATCCCTTCATTCAAGTCGGAAAAATTTTATCTTTGTAAGGAAATTAACAAAAATTAACTATTTAGGTATTTTTCATGAGCGAATGGAATTGGTCAATAAAAAGCGTCGATAATCTAGAAAGAACGATTGAACGATGTAAAAAGAGAAATATTATTCTACCTACCTTCAATGAATTAAAAGAACCAAACACAATTTCAAAATCAATTCAATCGCAACTCGCAAGGATTGGAATGGATGAAATTCACCCACTCAATCTTTTCAGAATTAATTGGAGAAATGATTCAAAAAGTAGTGAGATCGGAAATATAAATTTTCTTGAGATCCCAAAAGAAATCTCTGGTGTAAAAGCAAGAATAATCGGTTTGGTTGGAAAGTTTTTCCCAACGGGCGCTCACAAAGTGGGAGCAACTTATGGTTGTCTGGCGCCATACTTAGTTACCGGCAGATTCAATCCAGATTACCATAAAGCTGTTTGGCCAAGTACGGGAAATTACTGCCGCGGCGGTGCATTCAACTCCGCTTTGCTCGGAGTTCATGCTGTTGCCATCTTACCAGAAGAAATGAGCAAAGAAAGATTCGAGTGGCTGAAAAAAATCGGCTCGGAAGTTTATGCGACTCCCGGATGTGAAAGCAACGTAAAAGAAATTTATGATAAATGTCACGAACTTGAAGCACAAAGCGATGAATATTTAATTTTCAATCAGTTTGATCAATTCGGTAATGCAATTTGGCATTACGAAATTACCGGTTCAACGATAGAAACTTTGTTTAATCAAATTAAATTAAAAGATCAACGGCTGAGCGGGTACGTCAGCGCAACAGGTTCGGCTGGTACAATTGGTGCAGGAGATTATCTTCGCGAAAAATTTCCCATGATTAAAATCACCGCTTCGGAAGCTTTGCAATGCCCAACACTGTTGATGAACGGTTATGGTGCGCACCGGATTGAAGGAATTGGCGATAAGCACATCCCTTGGATACACAATGTTAAAAATACTGATGTTGTTACTGCGATTGACGATGAGGATCCGTTGCGGGTTTTGAGATTATTCAACGAAGATGACGGGCAGAAATATCTGTCAAGTATAGAAGTCGATGATACACAATTATCGCAGCTTTCTTGGATGGGAATTTCATCAATAAGTAACATGATCTCAGCAATTAAACTTGCTAAGTATTTTGAGTTTAATGAGAATGATGTGATCTTTACTATCTTTACCGATTCGGTAGAAATGTATCGTTCCCGTCTTGAAGAAATGAACCAAGAGTCTGGAAGTTATTCCCTGAAACAGGCAGAGATCGATTGGACGTCTCTCTTAAAGAAGCAAAAAATTGATAATATGAAAGAGCTTACTTACTTTGATAAAAAAGCAATTCATAATTTAAAATATTTCACTTGGGTCGAACAGCAGGGAAAAAATGTGGAAGAACTAAATGCACAGTGGTATGATGATAATTATTGGAATGAAAGGTTTTCTATTGTACCTGAGTGGGATAAGTTGATTGAAGAGTTCAATAATAAAGTTGGATTAGGTAAATGATTAAATGGGACACAGATTTTTATGTCCAAAGGACTCCTTCGGAGATTTATCAGGATTAATCATGACTAAAATCTTAATAAATTATAACAATCTTCATAATCCGTGTTCCTATAATAATTTTTGTCTATAAGAAAATGTCAAAAGCTAAAGACGAAATAAGAATAACAAATGCTTGGCTCTGCCAGATTGAAGATAAATCTGTCAAACCAACTTTTGCAGATGTTACCATCAAAAGCGGAAAAATCAATAAAGTTATTAAAAAAGATTTTGAGAAATTCAATTCGGCTCAAACGCTTTCCGATCCGAACGATTTTAATGCTGCCGGAAGAATAGTTACAATTCCAAATGTAAATTTTCACGATCATTTTTATTCAAGACTAGCAAAAGGATTAAATGTTACCGGTGATACAAGTAACTTTTTTAATATTTTGACAAATCTCTGGTGGAAGCTTGATCTCGCGCTCGATCTTGAAATGGTGAGAGCATCTGCGCAGATGGCTGCATTTGAATCGATAAAAAATGGAGTTACATATATTTTCGATCATCATGCATCTCCAAGTTTTACGATTGGGAGTTTGCAAACGACAGCCGAGGTGCTTAATGATTTCAATTTGCGTGGAGTTCTTTGCTTCGAAACGTCAGATAGAAATGGAAATAAGCTAACTAATCAAGCGATTATTGAAAACGAGTCTTTCTTCTCAAAATTTCAAACTGAAAACATTAAATCACTGTATGGTTTGCACGCATCATTCACACTTGAGAATGATACACTTAAAACTGTTGCTAAATATGTAAATGAATTCAATTGCGGAATTCACATTCACCTCTGTGAAGACAAATCCGATTCAGAATTGAGTTTAGAAAAATTTGGGAAAAATCCTGTCCAACGATTGTTTGAAAATAATCTATTGAATGAAAAAAGTATTTTGGCACACGGAATTCACCTTGAGAATAATGATTACGATATAATATCGAAATTTGGAAGTGCTATTGTTTACAATCCCGATTCAAATTTAAATAACTCAGTAGGACTGCCAAATTATGAATCTGTTCCGAAATCTATTCCAATTCTATGCGGAACCGACGGAATGCATGCCGATCCTGTAAATTCATACAAAAAACTATTTCTATTGCACCGTCATCAGGGAAATAGTTTCGAGCAAAGCTTTAATTGGATACAAAAGATTTATTTTGATCAGATAGATTTTGTAAAGAAATTTTTTCCGGATTACACTTCATTGCAAGTTAGAGACCGTGCCGACATTGTAATTTGGGATTACGTCCCTCCCGCTCCGATGAGCGAGCAAAACTTCTTCGGCCATTGGGTCTACGGTATTACTGAACGCTCTGTCAATTCAGTAATGCAAAATGGAAAATGGTTAATGAATAATTTACAGCTAACTGGAATTGACCAAAATAAATTAAGCAAAGAAATATTTGTACAAGGGAAGAGACTTGCAGAGAAATTCCAGAGTTTAACATAAATATGTTTTTAATTAACTTCTAATTGAATGAAATCAGATTTTAACATAGTTGGCAAACCAGTAATCCGTCAGGATGCTTATGCCAAAGTAATTGGCGAAGCAAAATTCGCAGACGACTACAAATTCCCCGGAATGTTGTATGGAGTAATGGTTCGAGTCCCGACAACACATGCAAACATTAAATCAATTGATTATTCTGAAATTGAAAAACATTCGGCTATTGTAGCAATTTGCGATTCCAACGACATTCCTGGTGAAAAGATCGCTGGACTTGTAAAAAAAGATCAGCCGGTTTTTTGTTACGAGAAAATTATTACTCCTGGTGATGTTATTGCGATGCTTGTCGGTGAATCTGTTGATGAACTCTATCAGCTTACAAAGAAAGCGAAAGTTAATTACGAAAATCTTCCAATTCTTTCCGACCCATTAAAGGCGATGAATGAAGATGCACCCCTGATTCATCCAGAATTAGGTACGAACTTAATCGTTCATTATCCCCTTAGAAAAGGAAGCGTCGAAAAAGGTTTTGAAGAAAGTGAATTCATTTTAGAAGAGACGTATACAACTCCAAATATTGAACATGCCTATATAGAACCTGAATGCGTAATTGCAATTCCTCTCGAAGGTGATAAAGGAATTCGAATAATTGGAAGCATTCAAAATCCATTTACAACGAGAAAAATTGTTGCCCAGACTATAAATTACCCATTGAATAAAGTCAGGGTCGAGCAAGCAGAATTGGGCGGATCGTTCGGCGGAAAAGATGATACGATGTGTATTCTTTCGGCTCGTGCGGCAGTGGCTGCATTGAAGACAAAAAGACCTGTAAAAATTCGGTACTCGCGTGAAGAATCAATTCTTGAATCATACAAACGTCATCCGTATGTGATGAATTACAAAGTCGGTTACCAACGCGATGGAAAAATCAAAGCGATGAAAATCGATATCATCGCCGATGGTGGAGCTTATGCATCGCTAAGCCCGTTTGTAACTTGGCGAAGCGTTGTTCAGGCAACTGGTCCATACGAAGTTGAAAATGTTTGGACGGATGTTCGTGCAGTGTATACGAACAATCCTTACACCGGAGCTATGCGTGGTTTCGGTTCGCCGCAAATTATTTTTGCACAAGAATCGATTATGGACGAGATCGCAATTAAATTAGGAATGACGCCTGATGAAATTCGCGGGATCAATGGATATCGTGCCGGCTCAGTAACTGCAAGCGGACATAAGCTTGAGAATCATGATGTCAATTTACTCACAGTACTTGGTATCGCAATCGATAAAACAAATTTCAGAGAGAAGTGGATCAATAATATTAATCAGAAAGCGATTGAATTACCCACTCACAGACTTGACAAAAAAGTCACATCCAAGGATTTAATTCTTGGAAAAAATGAATTCGTGCATCCATCAAACCTTTTTAAAAAAGGAATTGGGCTTGCAGTCAGTTTTCGCGGCTGCTCGCTTGGCGCCGAAGGTATCGATGCAGCGGCAGCTTATCTTTCTTTGCAATTAGATGGCTCGGCTTATCTTTTATGCGGACTAGCAGAAAATGGTCAAGGAATGAAAACCGCTTACTCAATAATTGTCTCCGAGGTCCTCGGAATTCCAGTAGACAAAGTTTATTATCTCGAGTATGATACTGCACTTATATCTGACAGCGGACCGACGGTTGCATCTCGTTCGACATTAATGGGTGGA encodes:
- a CDS encoding amidohydrolase family protein produces the protein MSKAKDEIRITNAWLCQIEDKSVKPTFADVTIKSGKINKVIKKDFEKFNSAQTLSDPNDFNAAGRIVTIPNVNFHDHFYSRLAKGLNVTGDTSNFFNILTNLWWKLDLALDLEMVRASAQMAAFESIKNGVTYIFDHHASPSFTIGSLQTTAEVLNDFNLRGVLCFETSDRNGNKLTNQAIIENESFFSKFQTENIKSLYGLHASFTLENDTLKTVAKYVNEFNCGIHIHLCEDKSDSELSLEKFGKNPVQRLFENNLLNEKSILAHGIHLENNDYDIISKFGSAIVYNPDSNLNNSVGLPNYESVPKSIPILCGTDGMHADPVNSYKKLFLLHRHQGNSFEQSFNWIQKIYFDQIDFVKKFFPDYTSLQVRDRADIVIWDYVPPAPMSEQNFFGHWVYGITERSVNSVMQNGKWLMNNLQLTGIDQNKLSKEIFVQGKRLAEKFQSLT
- a CDS encoding tetratricopeptide repeat protein → MKSPIKILVILFVISITSNLYAQQFPSGYDIFEKAKNAVAIVNVYDENRNLLRIGAGYTYTADGQIVTSHSLVNGGTYVKIKVNDTEFAPSALYKIDRRRDLIVYKVDGNNLPFLPVGNSDNVKIGDRIFTIGNPKGFERSFSEGMISGKRDFGAGKVFFQFTGMSSPGMIGSPLLNEYVEVVGLISSRSYMNESINFATQINSLKPILESTEVKNYSVPNFFVYEKPPTNFNIGLSYESMGNHSTAIWYYLKSLKDEVKSDTFRRLAYCHEQLGNIKFAEDYYRKARELDSVN
- a CDS encoding xanthine dehydrogenase family protein; translation: MKSDFNIVGKPVIRQDAYAKVIGEAKFADDYKFPGMLYGVMVRVPTTHANIKSIDYSEIEKHSAIVAICDSNDIPGEKIAGLVKKDQPVFCYEKIITPGDVIAMLVGESVDELYQLTKKAKVNYENLPILSDPLKAMNEDAPLIHPELGTNLIVHYPLRKGSVEKGFEESEFILEETYTTPNIEHAYIEPECVIAIPLEGDKGIRIIGSIQNPFTTRKIVAQTINYPLNKVRVEQAELGGSFGGKDDTMCILSARAAVAALKTKRPVKIRYSREESILESYKRHPYVMNYKVGYQRDGKIKAMKIDIIADGGAYASLSPFVTWRSVVQATGPYEVENVWTDVRAVYTNNPYTGAMRGFGSPQIIFAQESIMDEIAIKLGMTPDEIRGINGYRAGSVTASGHKLENHDVNLLTVLGIAIDKTNFREKWINNINQKAIELPTHRLDKKVTSKDLILGKNEFVHPSNLFKKGIGLAVSFRGCSLGAEGIDAAAAYLSLQLDGSAYLLCGLAENGQGMKTAYSIIVSEVLGIPVDKVYYLEYDTALISDSGPTVASRSTLMGGSAVKNAADLLRERFEKLLFLKWNLSPGEKIIFKDDIVFPEKNPEQKISFSELCSLAYNQAIHMAALGWYPGPKVHWDEELGQGPAYFTYVYGCHVAEVTVNLGTGEVYIDKFIAVHDPGHVINLIGAKGQVFGGVTQGAGYGLWEELDKFNGKIRDLNFDQYIIPTSKDIGEIEPIFIEGKDIYGPWGAKSLGEPTLELTAAAINNAIRNAIGVRFRNLPINLEEVLLKRKLRPEDLKRGSAL
- a CDS encoding pyridoxal-phosphate dependent enzyme → MSEWNWSIKSVDNLERTIERCKKRNIILPTFNELKEPNTISKSIQSQLARIGMDEIHPLNLFRINWRNDSKSSEIGNINFLEIPKEISGVKARIIGLVGKFFPTGAHKVGATYGCLAPYLVTGRFNPDYHKAVWPSTGNYCRGGAFNSALLGVHAVAILPEEMSKERFEWLKKIGSEVYATPGCESNVKEIYDKCHELEAQSDEYLIFNQFDQFGNAIWHYEITGSTIETLFNQIKLKDQRLSGYVSATGSAGTIGAGDYLREKFPMIKITASEALQCPTLLMNGYGAHRIEGIGDKHIPWIHNVKNTDVVTAIDDEDPLRVLRLFNEDDGQKYLSSIEVDDTQLSQLSWMGISSISNMISAIKLAKYFEFNENDVIFTIFTDSVEMYRSRLEEMNQESGSYSLKQAEIDWTSLLKKQKIDNMKELTYFDKKAIHNLKYFTWVEQQGKNVEELNAQWYDDNYWNERFSIVPEWDKLIEEFNNKVGLGK